CCCATCAACAGTCAATATTAATACCTTTTACCCTCTCTCAGATGTAATGGGAGGTAAGTCGGGGGCACTTTAACCTCTTTCAGTCCCAGCAGTAGCACAGTAAAGTGGTTAATAAAAGTGGTAATCTGTAATTCATTGTCTCATTAAATCCTGACAGAATGAAAATTCTTACATTAGACACATTATCCATGACCAGAGAACACATCTATCTTCTTAGTTGAATAAAAATGTGAGTGTACAGAGCACACATCTGTTGGATCTACAGCCCTAACAATGTTTGCACTCCCTCTACATCTCCTGTTAATTACTGCTTTAGGctcaacaataaaacaaacacctgGGAATTCGTAAACtgtttctttgatttttctctCATAAGGCTTCATCTGAATCGTTCTTTGCCTGGCCCTTCGAACAGAACCAACTTCCTCCGAGATAACTTACCAGCAGGCAAAAACACAGCCAGGCACATAGCCCCTGAAATCaatgggacacacaaaccccttcACCATAGTAAGGTGGAAATTCGTAAAGAGGatagattttttattttcagatttgaaaaaaaagtacaaTGTCAAAAATTTACttattaaaatgcaattttttggTTCATTTCCAGTTTGCTTTCTccagttttattattatctcattAAAAACTAGGATCCagtctgttattattattattagtgctGTGTCTCAAggagaaaatgtttaaaatacatgcaacaataaaaatataactcTTTGTGAAGACACGGAATCTCAGTCAACAACATTACTGTTCAATTAAATTTGACTAAATTGTCAATTATCTCAGTttatagtttatttttaaactacagtcagtgttggggagtaacggaatacatgtaccaccgttacgtatttaaaatacaaaatatgagtaactgtattccgttacagttaccgtttaaaaaggtggtattcagaatacagttactttgttgaaataaagggattgcacagtggtcttttcctgtttcatatgttaggctataccctctctatttttggtaattccacgccggtggaaagccaaacaaaacacgcattaagaggctcaaatgcctgtgtctcaatctcgcgtctcataatgacataaagaaatattttttaaaatgatttaatatgaaggcaataggcagagtgttacaggcatcgccctaaagaatgtagcctcatgggcagtgtagtccgtgctgcagggagaatggactgccatacccgttatgtgtctgtgagtgccagggagggagaaaaaggagagtggaaaagtacgagttgtcaccaagcagaacgggagctggaagcatgtaaatataataataaccactgcagccaaaaagagtgcctgacaagcccagttgtaagtaagctattaagactccactgtacactgtgttcatgttttccattgaaacaataagttccgttggagcagcctttcaacgcctctctctgtctcttgctagcaaagttgacccagacaacaaagtaaagctagttttcagctacgagcccgtattagccagaggtccctttactgcggttcggagccgcggacctgttttatatacgcgccgaatagttttctatatgagatgactgcaaaaagtgcagccttacctaatgtccaccctactgttactcattttatattaagatttaaaaatctagttggtattggtatggcgagtaaccttcagtaatagtaataaatcacacagcaatagtgcattcatgtagttgtaaaaaaaagcatggtaatatattaagtaatccaaagtattcagaatacgttactctcattgagtaacttaacggaatacgttacaaaatacattttggggcatgtattctgtaatctgtagtggaatacattttaaaagtaaccttcccaacactgcctacAGCAAACAAATATGAACATCAATACACCCTTTCTGTGTCTAATACATCACATCTccattttatataaaattagagcaataaaacacacacagacacttatTTATATATAGGAAAATATAGATAAACCCTAGTGTTACCCTATAAACCCTGGTTTATAATACTATAAGTAATGcattacacacacaaatgcagagGAAGTATGCACATGTCAGTTATTGTAATTAGTTCAAACTAACTATATGCTCAAACCAAATGTGAAAATTCATTTTGGATTacgctaaaaaaacaaaacaatatcacCTGTCTTTACATCTTTGAAAATTTGGTCAAAATTGAGTAAGAAACAGTGCTCTGAGACTCTGAGATTGGGTAGTCTACATGAGTGTGAATCAAGCAGGAGTTAGAAGGAGTTGTATTTCTAGTGTTGCATCTCTCCTCTTGATAAAAACCtttacaaaatattattaatacaAAAGTTAACACTGAAAGAATTGACCACACTAAACCTAAGCTTTTAATATACATAACAAGTAAATTTAAACAAGCAAACTAGAAatgcacaaacatttcaaatgtgaaatatttgaatttgaaaaagcaaaaagtaaaaaaaactctAAGTCTATTGTATTCACACAtataacatgtaaaaaaaaattctataaGATGTTGCATTGTTAGCCGATCTTGCGTGGCCCGCTCTTATCAGTCATATTTAACAGAATAATGTACATTTTTGTGAATTtgctgtctttttatttttgaaactcTTAACTTTGAAggtgtttcattttcttttaaaacaaactaaacCCAAAATCCTGTTTCGTATTTTGGTGAGTTTGAATCCATATATGAGAGGATTCATAATTGGAGGGATGATCACAAATTCCGTAGCAATGAAGTTTTGGAGGCTTTGAGGCAAATCTGTGGAGTCGAATCGCATGTacacaaactgaaaaacaactaCAGACAGGAACGTGACCAAAGAGGTCAGATGTGGGACACAGGTCTGCATAAACTTTACCCTGTCCTCTCTGGACTTCGCGCACGTTTTAATAAGATGGGTGTAAGTCCAAATGATAAAAAAGCCATGTGACACATAAATGACAACTGTTGCATATGCTGTGATGTTGTTTGAAAAGGTGTCAGCTTCAGGACAAGCAAGTTTAACAATTAACCAATTTAGACATAAGACTCTCTGAATCTTTATACCACATAACTTGAGTCTTGCTGTAAGCACAACATTGATGGCAAAAATGCAGAAAGGTGTTAGCCAGGAGAAACACACCAGCTGAGAGAGCCTCCTCTTAATCATGAAAGAGTGGTAGTGCAGAGGTCGACATATAGCCAGATACCTGTCAAAGGCCATAACAGCTAAAATGGATGAATTACAGCAGACAAATGAGTACATGATAAAAGCTTGTAAAAGGCACCCTTCATGGGAGATTGTCTGAGAAGACGACAGTAAATCTGAAAGGAATTTTGGGTAGAAACCTGTGGACCCATAAAGTGCATTAATGCAAAAGCTACTTAGGAAAATGTACATAGGTTCATGGAGGTTTTCATCCAAGACAATGAACAGCACAAGAGAgatattgaaaaacaaaatcaaacagtAATACAGTAAAGTAACTGAGAAAAGGGGTACTCGGAAATTCATCGTCTCATTAAATCCTAATAGAATGAAACTTCTTACATTAGGCACATTATCCAtgatcagaaaaaaacatgtacTTTCTTAGAGTAACAACTTGTGAGTGTACAGAGCAAAGAGCTGCTGTAGCTACATCCCTAACAATAACCTGCTCTTCCTCAACACCTCCTGTTAATTACTGCCTTTGgctcaacaacaaaacacacacctgGGAAATTAGCCTCTGTTGGTCTAcggaacaagaaaaaaaatgaccaaagaacAAGAGAAGATGGATTTAAGTTCAGTTTTGTAGTTGTTCATGGTGCCATGGTTAGCGCCATCCTAAAGTAATGACAGCAGCACACGTCTTACCTTACAGACTTTACTTACTAGTTAGATTGAATAATATGCAGTTGCTCTTCACCATGTGAAATGCTTAAAGTGCTGCATTTTACTTTAACCATAAGTATTAAGGGGTGAAGCCTTTCATTATTTCAATAAGCAGAGAACTGAAATTCTCTCGCATTCCTGGGTCTTGTACCCAGCGCTTTCTGTTTTGGAAAACACTGTTTTACTGTTTGATTAATTTCcagttcatttcagtttatttagtgTATTTCTTAAGTCTAGcaataaaactgctttttgaaattatttttcgtCTGAGAGTCTGCATTTTAGATCCTCCATCCTGCCCACTTCATCCAGCCTTATGAGAGAAccacagactgatattaataaattattttatatgACGCTACATAGAAGAGTGGAGTCCCTGTAAAAGTAGGGAGTAGGACACCTTTAAAGGGAACCCCGGCTATTAACACATGTTTGCGCTAAAATATGCACTGTGCTTTCAATAACATGTATGTGGTATTAAAATACggcaaatgttttccttttaggcacattttatataaaaccaATTTTCCAGTAGGCCGCCATTGTTATTTACTTCTCAATGCATTCTGGGTAGTGATGTCACATGGTTGCACCACATCGAGTTCACAGTTAGCAGCGCACTGGAAATGGTTTCTGTTCAACCTTTCCAGTTTGAACCAGAGCAAACCGAGAGAGAGGATGAAAATAGTCAACCAGTATGTAAtttagatgaagatgaaaacaaTCTGTCACACgaggacacaagagtgagggaaAGCTACTGGTGTCTATGCGGCTACTCAGTCCAAATTCCATTGACTCTAAGAAATGACTCTAGACTCGTACCAACAGTAACACCATTagttataaaatgttttaataaatgtgttttaggtGTCTTAAaggaaaatgtaaacagaaGGCAAGATCCATTATAGTACACAAGGATAGGGTACAGCTGATGTTATAAACAgcatgacatttttatttttaaattacctTGAAGACCCACAACTTATGCTTGGctgcattttgttgatttttgCTCCTTGTTTAGGACGTTCCagtctttatttattaatttatttatttttattcaaaagcaAATGAAATTGAGTGGAGACATTTCAAATAAATGGTATCATTTTTACAATCAGAACTTATTGCTGTCAGCTGgaacattattattaattttaactGATTGAGTACCAGTGCTCCTTAAGGTCGTGCCAGGCACAGGGTAGGTTACTCCTTTTCACAATTTGCTTCACAAGGAAGAGGACATAAGCATTTACTTTTTTGATATACAGTGGTTTGTAGCCTGGTGTGATGACAGCCACTTAAGTTTGGATGTAAAGAAAACCCAAAAGactgttttcaaagtaaaggTGTGCAGAGGCCTAGGTCAGAGAGTTTTTCAACTCCCACCACTGGCAGAGCTTTAGTAGCATTTTCATATTAAGATTTTCAAAAATTACCCGAGAATACAATTTTGGACCCAGAGGTATTATAGTTAAGTTTAACAAAACTAGGTGAGTAAAAACATCGTAGTCAACCAGGAAAAGAAGCTAAACATCAGAAAAAGATGTAACTAcattaaacctttttttgtcCATACAAGACAGAAACTAATAATGTACAGGAAATGTGTTTAATTTCaatgtgtgttgttttcttttttaaatttcaacatTTACAAACCAAAAGGAAATTCTACTTATATTTCAATTAATGAAAACAGTCTGGAAATATGTATCTGTCATAGTATCTATTCATTTACACTACAGATCACATTTCGCTTAAATCACATATGCACATATATCAACAGATTTTTTGCCCCTCTCTGCAGAAAGACTCATGACTTTAGTCTCAAAGCTGAACTTTTACCACATATAAAATTCAAAACTCTGTTTCTTATTTGTGTCAATTTAAATCCATACATGAGGGGATTAATAATTGGTGGGAATGGAAAATTTCCATTGCCATAAAATTCTCAAAACTTTGTGGTATTTCTTTTGAGCCAAATCGCATGTATAAcatatcaaaaagaaaagatagAACAACAACTGTTAAAGAGAATAAATGTGGTACACATGTCTGCATGAATTTGTTCCAGTTTTCTTTGGATGACTGACATGTTTTGATCAGATGTACATAAGaccagaaaacaaaaaggacATGGCCGATATAAAAGGTGTAAGTAAAAGCAGGAATAACAATTCTTGCTACAGAGGCAGACCAAGCTAGATTAGACATTAACCAGTTTAAACAGTAGATTCTTGGTATGTGTGAGCCACATAACCTCAACACTGCTGTTGTTATCGTGCTCATGAAGATCAGGTAAAAGGGAATAAACCAAGCAAAAAATACAAACTCTTTGTGTAGTCATCAGAGAGTGGTACACAAGAGGTCGACATATAGCTATGTATCTGTCATAGGCCATGAGAACTAGAAGAGAGAAGTGAGCACAAACTGAAGAGTGCAATACAAAACCCTGCAAAAGGCATCCTGCATAAGAGATGACATGAGTGGTGGACAGAAGATCGTAGAGAAACTTGGGATAAAATGCAGCTGTCCCATAGAGTCCATTGACAC
This is a stretch of genomic DNA from Pelmatolapia mariae isolate MD_Pm_ZW linkage group LG16_19, Pm_UMD_F_2, whole genome shotgun sequence. It encodes these proteins:
- the LOC134646092 gene encoding olfactory receptor 4B13-like, with amino-acid sequence MDNVPNVRSFILLGFNETMNFRVPLFSVTLLYYCLILFFNISLVLFIVLDENLHEPMYIFLSSFCINALYGSTGFYPKFLSDLLSSSQTISHEGCLLQAFIMYSFVCCNSSILAVMAFDRYLAICRPLHYHSFMIKRRLSQLVCFSWLTPFCIFAINVVLTARLKLCGIKIQRVLCLNWLIVKLACPEADTFSNNITAYATVVIYVSHGFFIIWTYTHLIKTCAKSREDRVKFMQTCVPHLTSLVTFLSVVVFQFVYMRFDSTDLPQSLQNFIATEFVIIPPIMNPLIYGFKLTKIRNRILGLVCFKRK